In Nostoc sp. GT001, a genomic segment contains:
- a CDS encoding XisI protein encodes MDTLDNYRRIIKEVLVPYTQIPYSYAVIECKTVFDSENDSYLLITLGWDGAKRIHGCLVHIDIIDGKIWVQRDDTEDGVTYELEAAGISKDKIILGFHPQNVRQYTGYGVA; translated from the coding sequence ATGGATACCTTAGATAACTATCGACGCATCATCAAAGAGGTTTTAGTACCTTATACACAAATTCCTTATTCCTACGCAGTTATTGAGTGTAAAACAGTCTTTGATAGTGAAAATGACAGCTATTTGCTGATAACTCTTGGTTGGGACGGTGCTAAAAGAATTCACGGTTGCTTAGTTCATATTGACATTATCGATGGCAAAATCTGGGTACAACGGGATGACACAGAAGATGGTGTTACCTATGAATTAGAAGCTGCCGGAATTTCTAAAGATAAAATTATCTTAGGATTTCACCCGCAAAATGTTAGGCAATATACGGGATATGGCGTTGCATAA
- a CDS encoding element excision factor XisH family protein — protein MPANCCILYRAVISRVEPDRILYLAVRDSVFTALFEEPIGTLLIESENLNLLVFNPETERIIQWIP, from the coding sequence ATGCCTGCAAACTGCTGTATTCTGTATCGTGCCGTTATCAGTCGCGTAGAACCTGATAGAATATTATACCTCGCAGTGCGCGATAGCGTATTCACAGCTTTATTTGAAGAACCTATTGGTACACTTTTAATAGAAAGTGAAAATCTAAATTTACTTGTTTTCAATCCTGAAACTGAGAGGATTATCCAATGGATACCTTAG
- a CDS encoding glycosyltransferase family 2 protein, translated as MGRSTISFHRRFKATIVVLLVWGGVSLLHWLPKTQWLMLGLTAILTVQTLRMLLAKPVAAVMQNEIYLPLVSILVPAKNESLVLADLVYSLCQLNYPSDSLDIWIVDDGSTDETYQILRELQTQFPALQVHRRESKGGKSGALNAVFPFTQGEIILVCDADAQLPTNFLQQTVPLFQKQAIGAVQVRKAISNANTNFLTRCQQMEMCCDSFLQTHRIAIGGMSELRGNGMLVRRKLLEKCQGWNENTVTDDLDLCFKLYLAGVGIEFVTVPSIQEEGVTTWEKLWHQRCRWAEGGYQRYLDYFPQILTLGWAKEIDLLLFFILQFLLPIGLIPDLLWTIFYSHHPVLFPLQTLLSVILTIAFIAGLYQFQNLRGWSLLWATIQGSLYMVHWIPVMTVTTLKMCVQKERSHWVKTEHRGQNFDSDSVNK; from the coding sequence GTGGGAAGAAGCACCATTAGCTTTCATCGCCGTTTCAAAGCAACCATAGTAGTTTTATTAGTCTGGGGTGGCGTGAGTTTGCTGCACTGGCTACCAAAAACACAATGGTTGATGCTGGGATTAACGGCAATCCTGACTGTGCAAACGTTACGGATGCTGTTAGCTAAACCAGTGGCAGCAGTGATGCAGAATGAGATTTATTTACCGCTAGTCTCGATTTTAGTTCCGGCTAAAAATGAAAGTCTAGTCTTGGCTGATCTAGTTTACAGCTTATGCCAATTGAATTATCCAAGCGATTCCCTAGATATTTGGATTGTTGATGACGGTAGTACCGATGAAACTTACCAGATATTGAGGGAATTACAAACTCAATTTCCAGCTTTACAAGTTCATCGACGGGAATCAAAAGGTGGTAAATCAGGGGCATTGAATGCGGTGTTTCCCTTTACCCAAGGGGAGATTATTCTAGTCTGCGATGCTGATGCTCAATTACCTACCAATTTTCTCCAGCAAACAGTACCTTTGTTCCAGAAGCAAGCGATCGGTGCAGTGCAAGTGCGAAAAGCGATTTCTAATGCTAATACTAACTTCTTAACCCGTTGTCAGCAGATGGAAATGTGCTGTGATAGCTTTTTACAAACCCATCGCATTGCTATCGGTGGAATGTCTGAACTGCGCGGGAATGGGATGTTAGTTCGTCGGAAATTATTAGAAAAGTGTCAAGGTTGGAATGAGAACACTGTCACCGATGATTTGGATCTTTGTTTCAAACTCTATTTAGCAGGTGTGGGAATTGAGTTTGTTACAGTTCCATCAATTCAGGAAGAAGGTGTAACTACTTGGGAAAAACTTTGGCATCAACGCTGTCGTTGGGCTGAAGGTGGCTATCAGCGTTATCTAGATTATTTTCCGCAAATTCTTACTTTAGGTTGGGCAAAAGAAATTGATTTACTATTATTTTTTATATTGCAATTTCTTCTACCAATTGGACTAATTCCCGATTTACTTTGGACTATATTTTATAGCCATCATCCAGTTCTGTTTCCACTCCAGACACTACTCAGTGTCATTCTGACAATTGCCTTTATTGCTGGACTTTACCAATTTCAAAATTTACGAGGATGGTCTCTGCTTTGGGCAACAATTCAAGGCTCATTATACATGGTGCATTGGATTCCTGTGATGACTGTGACGACTTTAAAGATGTGTGTGCAAAAGGAGCGATCGCACTGGGTAAAAACTGAGCATCGTGGTCAAAATTTTGACAGTGATTCTGTCAACAAATAA
- a CDS encoding glutathione binding-like protein codes for MIELYYWATPNGHKITIFLEEVGLPYTIIPVNIAAGDQFKPEFLKISPNNRMPAIVDHEPADGGAPISIFESGAILLYLAEKTGKLIPQDLRNRTQVLQWLFWQMAGLGPMAGQNHHFSTYAPEKIEYAINRYVNETGRLYAVLNKQLADKEFVAGDYSIADIAAYPWIVPHELQSQKLEDFPHVKRWFEAIKARPATIRAYEKAEAFKTEALDPDKLRELLFNQSAKTIQP; via the coding sequence ATGATTGAACTTTACTATTGGGCAACTCCAAACGGTCATAAAATTACAATTTTCTTGGAAGAAGTAGGCTTACCATACACTATAATTCCTGTGAATATTGCGGCTGGAGATCAATTTAAGCCAGAATTTCTGAAGATTTCTCCTAACAATCGTATGCCTGCGATCGTTGACCACGAACCAGCAGATGGAGGCGCACCAATTTCGATATTTGAGTCTGGGGCAATCTTGCTATATTTGGCAGAAAAAACCGGGAAATTAATCCCCCAAGATTTACGTAATCGCACTCAAGTTTTACAATGGTTGTTCTGGCAAATGGCAGGATTAGGGCCAATGGCGGGACAAAATCATCACTTTAGTACTTATGCTCCCGAAAAGATTGAATATGCCATTAACCGCTACGTGAATGAGACAGGACGCTTATATGCAGTGCTAAATAAGCAACTAGCAGATAAAGAATTTGTGGCTGGCGATTATTCCATCGCCGATATTGCTGCTTATCCCTGGATTGTGCCTCATGAACTCCAAAGTCAAAAACTAGAGGATTTTCCTCATGTTAAACGCTGGTTTGAGGCAATTAAAGCCCGTCCGGCAACAATTCGCGCTTACGAGAAAGCAGAAGCATTCAAAACTGAAGCGCTCGATCCAGATAAGTTACGAGAATTGTTATTTAACCAGTCGGCGAAGACTATTCAGCCTTGA
- a CDS encoding class I SAM-dependent methyltransferase, whose translation MKIDFGATATDYAKHRAGFPSSLFNKLSEYGIGLPGQNIVDLGTGTGTLARGFADRGADVIAIDPSASLLEQARLLSEAVQLKVDYRVATAEDTELPDASADVVTAGQCWHWFDRPRAVQEITRILRVNGLLAIAHFDWIPLKGNVVQATERLIKAHNPAWNLDGGNGLYPQWLQDIGEGGFREIRTFSYDVFVSYTHEDWRGRIRASAGVGASLTPEKVEVFDQELATLLETQYPTPILQVHHRVWAAIAKAPQSNS comes from the coding sequence ATGAAAATTGATTTTGGTGCAACTGCTACTGATTATGCAAAACACCGCGCTGGCTTTCCCAGTTCATTATTTAACAAACTGTCTGAATATGGTATAGGTTTACCAGGGCAGAATATTGTTGACCTCGGCACCGGAACAGGAACACTAGCGCGGGGCTTTGCCGATAGAGGTGCTGATGTAATTGCCATAGATCCATCAGCCTCACTTTTAGAACAAGCGAGACTGTTAAGCGAAGCTGTCCAACTGAAAGTAGATTATCGAGTCGCAACTGCCGAGGATACCGAGTTACCAGACGCCAGCGCAGATGTGGTGACAGCTGGACAGTGTTGGCATTGGTTTGACCGTCCACGTGCTGTCCAGGAAATTACTCGTATATTGAGAGTAAATGGCTTGCTCGCGATCGCACATTTTGATTGGATACCCTTAAAAGGTAATGTAGTTCAAGCAACAGAACGACTGATCAAAGCTCATAATCCCGCGTGGAATTTGGACGGCGGTAATGGATTGTATCCCCAGTGGTTACAAGATATTGGCGAAGGAGGATTCCGAGAAATCCGCACATTTTCTTACGATGTATTTGTCTCTTATACACACGAAGACTGGCGGGGACGAATTCGGGCGAGTGCTGGTGTGGGAGCCAGTTTGACACCAGAAAAAGTAGAAGTATTTGACCAGGAATTGGCAACATTGCTCGAAACACAATATCCTACACCAATTCTTCAGGTTCACCATAGAGTTTGGGCTGCGATCGCAAAAGCACCACAATCTAATTCGTAA
- a CDS encoding DUF559 domain-containing protein, with amino-acid sequence MEYQPSPQPSPKGRGSQEEEEEENKYQQDLSCSPLPEGEGLGVRAEISKLAGSNRQIPKVLLERARKLRKQQTPAEEILWKCLRNRRLLNIKFRRQHNIGRYITDFYCHEKLLIIELDGSIHANQQDEVKLRPWVENF; translated from the coding sequence ATGGAATATCAGCCCTCACCCCAACCCTCTCCCAAAGGTAGAGGGAGTCAAGAAGAAGAGGAAGAAGAGAATAAATATCAACAAGATTTATCTTGTTCCCCTCTCCCAGAGGGAGAGGGGCTAGGGGTGAGGGCAGAAATCTCTAAATTAGCTGGTAGTAACCGACAAATTCCGAAAGTATTATTAGAACGCGCCCGCAAGTTAAGAAAACAACAAACACCAGCAGAAGAAATATTATGGAAATGTTTAAGAAATAGACGTTTGTTAAATATAAAATTTCGCAGACAACATAATATTGGTAGATATATCACTGATTTTTATTGTCACGAAAAATTACTAATTATTGAATTAGATGGTAGTATTCATGCAAATCAACAGGATGAAGTAAAACTACGTCCGTGGGTAGAGAACTTCTAA
- a CDS encoding 2Fe-2S iron-sulfur cluster-binding protein gives MATYNVTLRTPDGEHIIEVPDDEIILEVANNDYDLDLPYSCSAGSCSSCTGKLISGTVNQDDQNFLDDDQIKAGFVLTCVAYATSDCVIETHQEDALQG, from the coding sequence ATGGCAACTTACAACGTTACATTGCGTACTCCAGACGGCGAACACATAATTGAAGTCCCTGATGACGAGATCATCTTAGAGGTTGCTAACAATGACTATGATCTTGACTTGCCCTATTCCTGTAGCGCTGGTTCTTGCTCTAGCTGCACCGGCAAGCTGATTTCAGGTACAGTCAACCAAGACGATCAGAACTTCTTAGACGACGATCAAATTAAGGCGGGATTTGTCCTCACCTGCGTTGCTTATGCCACTTCTGACTGTGTAATCGAAACCCATCAAGAGGATGCGCTTCAAGGTTAA
- a CDS encoding uroporphyrinogen-III synthase, translating into MHTESREINLLTPSRNLPLYGKRILVTAPRNYAYRLSEQIIKKGALPVFMPTIETCYLSKYTQLDAALARIDEFDWIIFTSRNGITAFFHRMNDLNIPTSAVEKCHLCALGKDAESLLSFCGKVDLIPTEPSPAGIVAELAKLPQIHEKKVLIPAPEVVGLSEPDVVPNLITDLQQLGIKVTRVPTYITQGLDKTIYGMELNLMREGIIDVIAFSSTAEVESFLTMVNSQSDYEHCVIACFGPYTTANAQKLGMNVSIVARDYSSFEGFAEAIAAFFTLTSSSD; encoded by the coding sequence ATGCACACCGAATCAAGAGAAATCAACCTGTTGACTCCATCTAGAAACTTACCTCTCTATGGCAAAAGAATTTTAGTAACAGCACCGAGAAATTATGCTTATAGGTTATCCGAACAAATCATTAAAAAAGGTGCTTTACCTGTTTTCATGCCTACCATCGAAACCTGCTATTTATCAAAATATACTCAGTTAGATGCAGCTTTAGCCCGCATAGACGAATTTGATTGGATTATCTTTACAAGTAGAAATGGCATCACTGCATTTTTTCACCGCATGAATGATTTAAATATTCCCACCTCTGCGGTGGAAAAATGTCACTTATGTGCTTTAGGAAAAGACGCAGAAAGCTTATTGTCTTTTTGTGGCAAGGTAGATTTAATCCCAACCGAACCTAGCCCAGCCGGAATTGTGGCTGAATTAGCGAAACTGCCGCAAATTCATGAGAAAAAAGTGCTGATCCCGGCTCCAGAGGTTGTGGGTTTGTCTGAGCCTGATGTTGTACCCAATTTAATTACAGATTTGCAACAATTGGGCATAAAAGTAACTCGCGTACCCACATATATTACGCAGGGCTTAGATAAAACTATCTACGGTATGGAATTAAACCTGATGCGTGAAGGAATTATTGATGTAATTGCCTTTAGTAGCACGGCGGAAGTAGAAAGCTTTTTGACAATGGTCAACTCACAAAGCGATTATGAACATTGTGTGATTGCATGTTTTGGCCCTTATACAACTGCTAATGCCCAAAAGTTGGGTATGAATGTCTCTATCGTGGCTAGAGATTATAGTTCATTTGAGGGATTTGCTGAAGCGATCGCAGCATTTTTTACTCTTACTTCCAGTTCAGACTAA
- a CDS encoding trypsin-like peptidase domain-containing protein, with the protein MSSLLALSNSLADTVEQAGSAVVAVNGGTRVSQSGIHWRNGIIVTSDECLQRYDNITITLSNGSTAPVTLVGHDSSTDIAVFKLENVEIPVAKVGDAKTLKVGHLVLGLARGGEGDLRAAMGAVSVVSGAWRSMNGGNIDQFIRPDITLYSGFAGGPLVDAAGFVVGMNTSGRRGTALTIPTATVDRVVDQLVAKGRISKGYLGVGMQPVRLPNNLKTALNLSSTTGVIVVNVEAAGPADNAGVLLGDVLVTFDGVTVGDTGDVLALLNSSDRIGKAVNVQVVRGGVLIELAITVGERPTKEE; encoded by the coding sequence ATGTCTTCATTACTGGCTTTGTCAAACAGTTTAGCTGACACCGTAGAACAAGCTGGAAGTGCTGTAGTTGCGGTAAATGGCGGTACTCGTGTTTCCCAAAGTGGCATTCACTGGCGTAATGGCATTATTGTTACCTCTGATGAGTGCCTCCAGCGCTATGACAATATCACCATTACCTTATCAAATGGTAGTACTGCACCAGTAACACTCGTCGGTCATGACTCTAGCACCGATATAGCTGTTTTTAAGCTAGAAAATGTAGAAATACCCGTGGCAAAAGTTGGCGATGCTAAAACGCTCAAAGTTGGGCATCTGGTATTAGGACTGGCAAGAGGTGGCGAAGGTGATTTAAGAGCGGCGATGGGTGCAGTGAGTGTGGTTAGCGGTGCTTGGCGGAGTATGAATGGCGGGAATATTGACCAATTCATCCGCCCAGACATCACCTTATACTCTGGCTTTGCAGGTGGGCCGCTCGTAGATGCGGCGGGTTTTGTGGTAGGCATGAATACATCGGGGCGGCGTGGTACTGCTCTGACTATTCCTACTGCTACAGTCGATCGCGTAGTTGACCAATTAGTAGCAAAAGGACGCATTTCTAAGGGCTACTTGGGTGTGGGAATGCAACCTGTGCGTTTACCAAATAACCTGAAAACTGCTCTCAATTTAAGTTCGACAACTGGGGTAATTGTTGTCAACGTTGAAGCTGCGGGGCCTGCTGACAATGCAGGTGTGCTGCTTGGCGATGTTTTGGTAACGTTCGATGGCGTAACTGTGGGCGACACAGGTGATGTGTTGGCGCTGCTCAATAGTAGCGATCGCATTGGTAAAGCTGTCAACGTGCAAGTTGTTCGGGGTGGAGTGTTAATTGAGTTAGCGATCACAGTTGGCGAACGACCTACAAAGGAGGAATAA
- a CDS encoding trypsin-like peptidase domain-containing protein: MANTTLTNVAAELTEVAAKLRLRTVKVKSGSLGVGSGVIWQPDGLIITNAHVATSNRATVELADGRVFDAVRTQFDPQQDLAALKIVATDLTAATIGNSEALRVGELVLAVGNPFADSGAVTTGIIHANNPRAVMADLQLYPGNSGGPLADCQGFVVGINTMIANGLAVAVPSNTVERFLQGNSRPRLGVTLQPVLLSRRSLGLLVLSILPNSAAENAGVQIGDVLIGVSGRLFTSMNDLTKYLHESKGSVPLQLLRGRQQFVIYVAVQSDKTAVEAT; encoded by the coding sequence ATGGCAAACACAACATTAACTAACGTCGCTGCGGAACTGACAGAGGTAGCTGCTAAATTACGCCTACGCACTGTCAAAGTAAAAAGCGGCTCTCTGGGAGTCGGTTCTGGCGTAATTTGGCAACCTGACGGACTAATTATCACTAATGCCCACGTGGCAACCAGCAATCGCGCAACTGTGGAATTAGCAGACGGAAGGGTATTTGATGCGGTGCGTACACAATTCGATCCACAGCAGGATTTAGCAGCCCTGAAAATTGTTGCCACTGATTTAACTGCTGCAACTATCGGCAATTCTGAAGCGCTACGAGTGGGTGAATTAGTCTTAGCGGTGGGTAATCCCTTTGCTGACAGTGGCGCTGTGACAACTGGAATTATCCATGCAAATAATCCACGAGCAGTTATGGCCGATTTGCAGCTGTATCCTGGTAATTCTGGGGGGCCACTTGCCGATTGTCAAGGCTTTGTCGTGGGAATTAACACGATGATTGCTAATGGTTTGGCTGTGGCAGTTCCCAGCAACACCGTTGAGCGTTTTTTACAGGGAAATAGTCGTCCGCGGCTGGGAGTTACACTGCAACCTGTGCTTTTAAGTAGGCGTAGCTTGGGTTTATTGGTGCTGTCAATTTTACCTAACAGTGCAGCAGAAAATGCTGGTGTGCAAATCGGCGATGTTTTAATTGGAGTTTCGGGGCGATTATTCACTAGCATGAATGATTTAACCAAATATCTCCATGAAAGTAAAGGATCTGTGCCGCTACAACTCTTACGCGGTAGACAGCAATTCGTGATTTATGTTGCCGTGCAGTCCGATAAAACTGCTGTGGAGGCGACATGA
- a CDS encoding response regulator transcription factor: MIRVMVVATSPVVRAGLSAVVTTNPRLTVVGSASDLDVLASEVGQLQPDVVLVDLSGNFQQAVWEKLLVIQEQQYPLGTIVIVEELDSIDLETALRSGIRGILPSNSTESEIVAAVEAIAFGLLVLHPDAVELLSIREKVVTNPVQSLTPREIEVLGMLGSGLGNKAIAKRLHISEHTVKFHLSSIFQKLSVSSRTEAVAVGVRLGLIML, encoded by the coding sequence ATGATCCGGGTGATGGTGGTTGCCACTTCCCCTGTGGTGCGAGCAGGGTTATCAGCTGTGGTAACTACCAATCCTCGGTTAACGGTTGTGGGGAGTGCATCCGATTTGGATGTCTTGGCGAGTGAAGTTGGGCAATTACAGCCGGATGTGGTGCTGGTAGATTTGAGCGGGAATTTTCAACAAGCGGTATGGGAAAAATTGCTGGTTATTCAAGAACAGCAATACCCACTAGGAACGATCGTCATTGTTGAAGAACTCGACAGCATCGACTTAGAGACAGCCTTACGTTCTGGTATCCGCGGGATATTGCCCAGTAATAGTACAGAGTCAGAAATTGTTGCGGCTGTAGAAGCGATCGCTTTTGGTTTGCTGGTGCTGCACCCGGATGCTGTAGAATTACTGTCTATCCGCGAAAAAGTGGTAACGAATCCCGTACAAAGCTTGACACCACGGGAAATAGAGGTTTTAGGAATGCTTGGGTCAGGCTTGGGAAATAAAGCGATCGCAAAACGTTTACATATTTCTGAGCATACCGTCAAATTTCATCTTTCATCCATTTTTCAAAAGCTCAGTGTCTCTAGCCGCACCGAGGCTGTTGCTGTGGGTGTGCGACTGGGTTTGATTATGCTTTGA